The Armigeres subalbatus isolate Guangzhou_Male unplaced genomic scaffold, GZ_Asu_2 Contig574, whole genome shotgun sequence genomic sequence TGAAATGGATCTTGGGAACGGTCTACCCATGTTAACGGAGTCAGTATTTGGCTGGGTGGTATCCGGTCTGGTGAATGCTGATCCGAATGATCCGAATCCGAAATTTTCCTGTAACATGGCAGTTACTGGTGGTTTAGAGGAAATTCTATCTCGCTTTTGGACTTGCGAAGAAGTTGATTCTCCCAACAATTATTCTCCCATGGAAGCGAAGTGCGAGGCGCACTATAGTAGCACGGTCAAACGAGGAAAGGATGGGCGGTATACAGTTTCTCTTCCAAAGGATGATACCGTTGTGCCAAAAATAGGCGAATCAAGGGATATTGCCTTCCGACGTCTTCAAGGGATAGAAAGACGATTGTTTCGAGAACCGCAGTTACGAGAGCAATACGAGCGGTTCATGGGGGAGTATTTGGAGCTAGGGCACATGCACAGAGTGGATGTGTCAACCGACAAGGCAAGTAGGTGTTATTTACCTCATCATCCTGTTGTTAAGGAGAGCAGCACGACCACCAAGGTCCGGGTGGTTTTCGATGCGTCTTGTAACACAAGTACAGGCGTATCACTGAACGATGCATTGCTGGCAGGGCCAGTGATCCAAGAAGATTTGCGTTCCATAATCCTTCGGTCGCGAATTAAACAAATTCTTATGGTGGCAGACGTGGAAAAAATGTTCCGTCAAATCTGGATAGACCAGGAAGATCTCCCGTTGCAGAACATATTGTGGCGAAAAAATTTCGGCATGGAGGCCGAAACGTATGAACTTCGTACAGTAACGTACGGGACAAAACCGGCACCATATCTGGCAACAAGAACCTTGAAGCAGTTAGCGTTGGACGAACAGCAGAATTTCCCGATGGCGGCAAGGGCGGTCATGGAAGACGTCTACATGGACGACGTTTTAACAGGAGAGGATAAGGCTGAGGTGGCGAAACAATTGCAAATGCAGCTCGACAGTATGATGGAGAGTGGCGGATTCCATCTGAGGAAATGGGCCTCCAATTCAACAGTAGTGTTGGAAGGAGTTCCTGAACAAAATCTTGCGATAGCGAAAGAGGATGGACTGCAACTTGATCCAGATCCGGCCGTAAAGACGTTAGGGTTATACTGGTTCCCACAAGTGACGTTTTCAAGTTCCAGTTCAAGGTCGTGAGAGTTGACCCGAAGGAAAAGTTAACAAAGCGGAAACTTTTGTCGATGATCGCTACGCTGTTCGATCCCCTAGGCTTGATAGGTGCAGTTATTGTGATGGCGAAAATATACATGCAACGTCTGTGGTGCTGGACAGATGAAGAGGGCAGAAAACTAGACTGGGACCAAGCAGTAGGAGCCCGTGAATGTGAAGAATGGATGGAGCTTTACCGGCAAATACCACTTTTAAATGAAATCAGTATTCAACGATGCGTTGTGATACCAGGCGCAACAAGTATTCAACTACACTTCTTTTCGGACGCATCCAAGGCGGCCTACGGAACATGTGCTTATGTCCGAAGCATAGACAATTCAAGAAGATGCAACGTTGCCTTGCTTACTTCAAAATCTAAGGTTGCTCCACTGAAATCACAGTCAATTCCACGATTGGAGCTTTGTGGAGCATTATTAGCGGCACAACTAAAAGAAAAGGTGTTCAGTTCTCTGAAAATAGAAGCGGAAACATTCTCTTGGGTGGATTCGACATGTGTGCTACAATGGTTAAAGGCAATACCGGCTACATGGAACACTTCGTAGCGAACTGTGTAGCAAAAATGCAAGTAGCAGCGGGGAATTGTGCATGGAACCATGTTCAAGGTGTAAATAATCCTGCAGACCTGATCTCGAAAGGATTACTACCGCAACAAATCCATGAAAACCAGGTGTGGTGGGAGGGACCCTCTTGGCTGAAGCTGGAACAGGAATGCTGGCCAATCCAAGTTACAGAGAACTATAAGGATGAAGCAGAAGAAGAGATACGAAGATCTGTTGCGCACTGCGCAGCGCCGGAAAGAGAAAATTTTGGAAGATGGTACGTGGCGAAGTTTTCATCGTTTACCGACATGGTTCGTCGTACAGCATATCTGTTGCGATTTATAGCAAGGCTTAGGAACCCAATACGAAGTCCGGATGATCCGACATACCTTACAGCAGAAGAGGTGAAAAAGGCGGAAATAGCTGTCATACGATGCGTGCAACGTGAGGAGTTCGAGCAAGAGTGGTCGTTATTATCAAAAATGGAATCGGTAGGAAGGAGCTCACCGCTTCGTTGGTTTAATCCACAGTTGTTGAACGATAACGTGATTCGGGTCGGTGGAAGGTTAGAACATTCACAGGAAGCGGATGCAACTAAACACCCCTTTGTATTACCGGCAAGGCATCCGCTGACTAAGTTAGTATTTCAGCATTATCATCACAAACTGTTGCACGCAGGCCCTCAACTGCTTCTAGCAACGGTTAGGCAACGTTACTGGCCATTAGGAGGCAGGAATGTAGCGCGTAAGGTTGTGCATGAGTGCTTACGCTGCTTCCGGACAAAACCAAACCCAGTTGAGCAGTTTATGGGTGAACTGCCAGCAGCGCGTGTTACAGTAGCTCGACCCTTCTCGAAGACGGGTGTTGACTACTTCGGACCTGTCTACTTCCGACCAGGTCCACGCAGAACCGCAGTGAAAGCGTATGTAGCGCTGTTCGTTTGTATGTGCACGAAGGCAGTTCATCTAGAGCTGGTGACTGACCTTAGCACAGACCGTTTCCTGCAGGCATTTAGAAGATTTATTGCGAGGCGAGGACGATGTACGGATGTGTACTCCGACAACGGGACCAATTTTGTTGGAGCTCGGAACCAACTAAAGAAGCTCTTCGAGCTTCTACGCAGCGAAGATCACCGGAAGCGGATAATGAAGGAT encodes the following:
- the LOC134204434 gene encoding uncharacterized protein LOC134204434, whose product is MVKGNTGYMEHFVANCVAKMQVAAGNCAWNHVQGVNNPADLISKGLLPQQIHENQVWWEGPSWLKLEQECWPIQVTENYKDEAEEEIRRSVAHCAAPERENFGRWYVAKFSSFTDMVRRTAYLLRFIARLRNPIRSPDDPTYLTAEEVKKAEIAVIRCVQREEFEQEWSLLSKMESVGRSSPLRWFNPQLLNDNVIRVGGRLEHSQEADATKHPFVLPARHPLTKLVFQHYHHKLLHAGPQLLLATVRQRYWPLGGRNVARKVVHECLRCFRTKPNPVEQFMGELPAARVTVARPFSKTGVDYFGPVYFRPGPRRTAVKAYVALFVCMCTKAVHLELVTDLSTDRFLQAFRRFIARRGRCTDVYSDNGTNFVGARNQLKKLFELLRSEDHRKRIMKDCSEDGINWHFIPPKAPHFGGLWEAAVRSAKLHLLKVLGEVVVSYEDLCTLLAQVESCLNSRPLTPMSDDPTDLEALTPGHFLIGASLHQIPDPDYSEVPMNRLEKHQLIQQKLQLFWKRWRTEYLSQMQGRVKRWKLAVPITVGKLVVVREDNTPPLQWKLGRIQEAHPGADGVVRVVTLKTASGLAKRAVEKLCILPHRANHLRRRRS